Proteins encoded within one genomic window of Rhodospirillales bacterium:
- a CDS encoding NADPH:quinone oxidoreductase family protein produces the protein MRAVVCPALGDPSTLVVEDVPSPAMIARGVRIRVRAAALNFADTLMIKGTYQEKRTPPFVPGLEAAGEVIETAPGVTRVKIGDRVMALVSGGAFAEEAVAEEGRVWPIPDGMDYTAAAGFPIVYGTSYLALADRARLKAGETLVVHGAAGGVGLTAVEIGKRLGATVIAVAGGADKLALAKAHGADHALDHRTEDLRTRIKELTDERGADVVYDPVGGGAFEASLRSTAPDGRIVVVGFASGEVPQIPANILLVKNLTVIGLYWGAYRNIRPEDFARQFDVLLGWWKEGALRPHASHVLPLAEAREAFAALLARRSAGKVALVMEDA, from the coding sequence ATGCGCGCGGTTGTTTGTCCCGCGCTCGGTGATCCGAGCACGCTTGTCGTCGAGGACGTACCTTCGCCCGCCATGATCGCGCGGGGCGTGCGCATCCGCGTGCGCGCCGCCGCGCTCAATTTCGCCGACACCCTGATGATCAAGGGCACCTACCAGGAAAAGAGAACGCCGCCCTTCGTGCCGGGACTCGAGGCCGCAGGCGAAGTGATCGAAACCGCACCCGGCGTCACGCGCGTCAAGATCGGCGACCGGGTCATGGCGCTGGTGTCGGGAGGTGCCTTCGCCGAGGAAGCGGTGGCGGAAGAGGGTCGCGTCTGGCCGATTCCGGACGGCATGGATTACACCGCCGCCGCCGGGTTCCCCATCGTCTACGGCACGTCATACTTAGCGCTTGCCGACCGGGCGCGACTTAAGGCCGGCGAGACGCTGGTGGTCCACGGTGCCGCAGGCGGCGTCGGATTGACCGCGGTCGAGATCGGCAAGCGCCTTGGCGCCACCGTGATCGCCGTCGCCGGCGGCGCCGACAAGCTGGCGTTGGCCAAGGCCCACGGCGCCGACCACGCGCTCGATCACCGCACCGAGGATCTGCGCACGCGCATAAAGGAATTGACCGACGAGCGCGGCGCCGACGTGGTCTACGACCCGGTCGGCGGCGGCGCGTTTGAGGCTTCTTTGCGTTCGACCGCGCCCGACGGGCGCATCGTCGTGGTCGGCTTCGCCAGCGGCGAGGTGCCGCAAATCCCAGCTAATATCCTTCTGGTCAAGAACCTGACCGTAATCGGCCTCTATTGGGGAGCCTACCGCAACATCCGGCCGGAGGATTTCGCGCGCCAGTTCGACGTGCTGCTCGGCTGGTGGAAGGAAGGCGCGCTCAGGCCCCATGCCTCGCACGTCTTGCCCCTGGCCGAGGCGCGAGAAGCGTTCGCCGCGTTGCTGGCCCGCCGTTCGGCGGGCAAGGTCGCCCTGGTCATGGAGGACGCATGA
- a CDS encoding asparaginase: MPIHPPILVEATRGSMVESRHRGHAVVVDADGHVVAAFGDPVIAIYPRSSIKPLQALALIETGAAKRFAVGSEEIALACASHDGGPEHTARVGAWLARIGLAEADLECGAHAPTDARAAEELIRRGRVPSPVHNNCSGKHTGILAGALHLGEPTRGYLAPDHPAERRLKAVLADMSGASLADAPTGVDGCGIPVYAMPLNGLARAMARLAQPERLPPARAEAARAVFQAMTCHPRLVSGPGRFDTEAMTAGSGKFIVKGGAEGMHAAAIPGAGLGIAVKIEDGACRASAVAMAALLARFAGIELADWRAPILRNVAGRDIGILRASADLGA; this comes from the coding sequence ATGCCCATCCACCCGCCGATCCTGGTCGAGGCCACCCGCGGTTCGATGGTCGAAAGCCGCCATCGCGGCCACGCGGTCGTCGTCGACGCCGACGGGCACGTCGTCGCCGCGTTCGGCGATCCCGTGATCGCGATCTATCCCCGTTCGTCGATCAAGCCGTTGCAGGCGCTCGCCCTGATCGAAACCGGCGCGGCTAAGCGTTTCGCCGTCGGATCGGAGGAAATCGCGCTCGCCTGCGCGAGTCACGACGGCGGCCCCGAGCACACCGCGCGCGTCGGTGCCTGGCTCGCACGCATAGGGCTCGCGGAAGCCGATCTCGAATGTGGCGCGCACGCCCCGACCGACGCGCGCGCGGCCGAGGAATTGATCCGGCGGGGTCGCGTTCCCTCTCCGGTCCACAACAACTGCTCGGGCAAGCACACGGGGATTCTGGCCGGCGCGCTGCACCTCGGTGAACCGACGCGGGGTTACCTCGCACCCGACCATCCGGCCGAGCGGCGGCTCAAGGCCGTCCTCGCCGACATGAGCGGCGCGAGCCTCGCCGACGCCCCGACCGGCGTCGACGGCTGCGGCATTCCGGTTTACGCCATGCCGCTCAACGGCTTGGCCCGCGCCATGGCCCGCCTCGCCCAACCCGAACGACTGCCCCCGGCGCGGGCGGAGGCCGCGCGCGCGGTATTCCAGGCCATGACGTGCCATCCGAGGCTGGTGTCCGGCCCTGGGCGTTTCGACACCGAAGCGATGACGGCCGGAAGCGGAAAATTCATCGTCAAGGGCGGCGCCGAGGGCATGCACGCCGCCGCGATTCCCGGCGCGGGTCTCGGCATCGCCGTTAAGATCGAGGACGGCGCGTGCCGCGCCTCGGCGGTGGCCATGGCCGCGCTGCTGGCGCGTTTCGCCGGTATCGAGCTTGCCGACTGGCGTGCGCCGATCCTGCGCAACGTCGCCGGGCGCGACATCGGGATCTTGCGCGCGAGCGCGGACCTCGGCGCGTGA
- a CDS encoding FixH family protein translates to MKIPSRGRLALLMAMFIGVGLLMSIAVPASAQNLLELTFRAQPTNKPLERKLMIVLKDGGKPVSDAIVEIDVDMPSMPMMHRVPKTKAMPSGAPGEYSANIILEMPGEWAARVAVDKPRRTTAVYKFQVE, encoded by the coding sequence ATGAAAATACCTTCGCGGGGACGGTTGGCGCTTCTAATGGCCATGTTTATTGGCGTCGGGCTCTTAATGAGCATCGCGGTTCCAGCGTCGGCGCAGAACCTACTCGAATTGACTTTTCGCGCCCAGCCGACCAACAAGCCGCTGGAGCGAAAACTCATGATTGTCCTCAAGGACGGTGGCAAGCCCGTGTCCGACGCCATTGTCGAGATCGACGTCGACATGCCGAGCATGCCGATGATGCATCGTGTCCCGAAGACAAAGGCGATGCCGAGCGGAGCGCCCGGCGAGTATTCGGCGAATATCATCCTCGAAATGCCGGGCGAGTGGGCGGCGCGCGTTGCCGTCGACAAGCCACGTCGGACAACAGCCGTTTATAAATTCCAGGTTGAATGA
- a CDS encoding RNA methyltransferase translates to MRGYFGIGIEGASKAMNVGALFRTAHAFGASFVFTVAAAYDPEEGGRADTSAATASVPFYAFPDVKSLLLPEGCALVGIELMDGAIDLPSFRHPRVAAYVLGPERGRLSAAMVVRCAHVVKIPTAFSINVGLAGALAMYDRVLTLGRFAPRPVRAGGPTEALPKHTFGSPKFRRAVAKFQRFPP, encoded by the coding sequence ATGCGGGGTTATTTCGGCATCGGCATCGAGGGCGCTAGTAAGGCGATGAACGTGGGCGCACTGTTCCGCACCGCGCACGCTTTCGGCGCTTCCTTCGTGTTCACCGTCGCCGCCGCCTACGACCCCGAGGAAGGCGGACGGGCGGACACCTCGGCCGCGACCGCAAGCGTCCCGTTCTACGCCTTTCCCGACGTCAAATCCCTGTTGTTGCCCGAAGGTTGCGCGCTGGTCGGGATCGAGCTGATGGACGGCGCGATCGATTTGCCGAGCTTTCGTCACCCCCGCGTCGCCGCCTACGTGCTCGGACCGGAACGGGGCCGGCTGTCGGCGGCCATGGTCGTGCGCTGCGCGCATGTGGTGAAGATCCCGACCGCCTTCAGCATCAACGTCGGACTCGCGGGCGCGCTCGCGATGTATGATCGGGTATTGACCTTGGGTCGCTTCGCGCCGCGCCCGGTGCGCGCGGGCGGCCCGACCGAGGCTCTGCCCAAGCACACGTTCGGCTCGCCCAAGTTCCGCCGCGCGGTCGCGAAATTTCAACGGTTCCCGCCGTAA